Proteins from a single region of Streptomyces spectabilis:
- a CDS encoding radical SAM protein, whose product MNSTEGVRDFGMAAPRNGEGLPEVSLDQAHSPQKVLAHRDLLRRFVADEEIKPVHMRIGIMGACNMRCNFCNFHSPNEEQFYDLFSFKDSITTDKAINLLKEFAENDGRAVTFCGSGECTIHPGYADICNAGHEVGLHIGLITNGSRLGRPKVADTVINTHTWVRVGMNAGTEATFNDITRDREQTFSKFIENIGRLRQNAVAPDFRIGFNYVITMQNYREIVSAARIAHESGAHYVRFEPEFYSAMGHETIETVMAEISDSLVAASALSTDAFEVSVPKLDRGPMDQVEEVEGDFERCHYSRFVTAVGADGHLYPCPQVHLNSRYRIGDVVDLGYPTVLEGGPRAEWEASNPRRTDLCKSCFYRPQNELLELLKRGQIKLDEALDAYAIEVPETLHADFV is encoded by the coding sequence GTGAACAGCACTGAAGGTGTCCGCGATTTCGGAATGGCCGCGCCCCGCAACGGCGAGGGCCTCCCCGAGGTCAGCCTCGATCAAGCACACTCCCCACAAAAGGTCCTGGCCCACCGCGATCTGCTGCGTCGATTCGTGGCGGACGAGGAGATCAAACCGGTCCACATGCGGATCGGCATCATGGGCGCCTGCAATATGCGTTGCAATTTCTGCAACTTCCACTCGCCGAACGAGGAGCAGTTCTACGACCTGTTCTCGTTCAAGGACTCCATCACCACCGACAAGGCGATCAACCTGCTCAAGGAGTTCGCCGAGAACGACGGCCGCGCCGTGACCTTCTGCGGCAGCGGCGAGTGCACCATCCATCCGGGCTACGCGGACATCTGCAACGCCGGGCACGAGGTGGGCCTGCACATCGGCCTGATCACCAACGGCTCCCGGCTCGGCCGCCCCAAGGTCGCCGACACCGTCATCAACACCCACACCTGGGTGCGGGTCGGCATGAACGCGGGCACGGAGGCCACGTTCAACGACATCACGCGCGACCGTGAGCAGACGTTCTCGAAGTTCATCGAGAACATCGGCCGCCTGCGCCAGAACGCCGTGGCACCGGACTTCCGCATCGGCTTCAACTACGTGATCACGATGCAGAACTACCGCGAGATCGTCTCGGCGGCCCGCATCGCCCACGAGTCCGGCGCGCACTACGTCCGCTTCGAGCCCGAGTTCTACAGCGCGATGGGGCACGAGACCATCGAGACCGTCATGGCGGAGATCTCCGACTCCCTCGTCGCGGCCTCCGCGCTGTCCACGGACGCCTTCGAGGTGTCGGTGCCGAAGCTCGACCGCGGCCCGATGGACCAGGTCGAGGAGGTCGAGGGCGACTTCGAGCGCTGCCACTACAGCCGCTTCGTGACCGCCGTCGGGGCCGACGGCCATCTGTACCCCTGCCCGCAGGTGCACCTCAACAGCCGCTACCGCATCGGCGACGTCGTCGACCTCGGATACCCCACGGTCCTCGAAGGCGGTCCGCGCGCCGAGTGGGAGGCCTCCAACCCCCGCCGCACCGACCTCTGCAAGTCCTGCTTCTACCGGCCGCAGAACGAGCTGCTCGAACTGCTCAAGCGGGGCCAGATCAAGCTGGACGAGGCGCTGGACGCGTACGCGATCGAGGTCCCCGAGACCTTGCACGCCGACTTCGTCTAG
- a CDS encoding ABC transporter substrate-binding protein, translating into MRLSRRRNGFGPLDKLVAILVPLVLIAAGVIAYVVLRPEDCPGGLAEHGGECVGVTESAFDGDEDLDGLIRAVAAENARVERAWEDPAQGQAPMPYGRIALMMPFTSDDASAMTAAMIRRALAGAHAAQLRANSGSGPHYQLLMAPDGKDLDQWRPVVDDLADLADDRRSPLVGVTGLPSSTPETRDAMKALSARRIATVGPVITSADMNAPYFFKTSPNNSMFVDALGHYLKRNPGAKKGFLVYDSRPDDVYSRNLHRLLQKKFGTAYGLRQRSASYLGSTGPAAGIPQRFQSAAQKICLTESDTVFFAGRDQDLPALVKRLSQESSCDRRSPVRILKVGIGLEPTLTTNELTEMLRETRTRIVAASSVTPTWWTPRGLPAKGAPAGLGGFLRVFNDLDKRYGIGEKPLDDGYAIMYHDAFTLLSNAYDRSYSEANEKTGNGGGTPAPASTPTKDDVYNTLINAGIVERDGRLLCTNCLQGAAGTYAFEQSPETHQWPICKPIPVIEYPAQGRGGPRKTYRTFEDTFQYPCP; encoded by the coding sequence ATGCGTCTGAGCCGCCGCCGCAACGGGTTCGGCCCCCTCGACAAGCTTGTCGCGATCCTGGTGCCGCTGGTCCTGATCGCCGCCGGCGTGATCGCCTACGTGGTGCTGCGCCCCGAGGACTGCCCGGGCGGCCTGGCCGAGCACGGTGGGGAGTGTGTGGGCGTCACGGAGAGCGCCTTCGACGGGGACGAGGACCTCGACGGGCTCATCCGGGCCGTCGCCGCCGAGAACGCCCGCGTCGAGCGCGCCTGGGAGGACCCCGCGCAGGGGCAGGCGCCCATGCCGTACGGCCGGATCGCGCTGATGATGCCGTTCACCTCGGACGACGCGAGCGCCATGACGGCGGCGATGATCCGCCGCGCCCTGGCCGGTGCGCACGCCGCCCAGCTGCGGGCCAACAGCGGCAGCGGGCCGCACTACCAGCTCCTGATGGCCCCCGACGGCAAGGACCTGGACCAGTGGCGGCCCGTCGTCGACGACCTGGCGGACCTCGCGGACGACCGGCGCTCGCCGCTCGTCGGCGTGACGGGGCTGCCGAGCAGCACGCCCGAGACCCGGGACGCGATGAAGGCGCTGAGCGCGCGGCGCATCGCGACCGTGGGCCCGGTCATCACCTCCGCCGACATGAACGCCCCGTACTTCTTCAAGACCTCACCGAACAACAGCATGTTCGTGGACGCGCTCGGTCACTATCTGAAGCGGAACCCGGGCGCCAAGAAAGGGTTCCTTGTATACGACAGCCGCCCGGACGACGTGTACTCGCGCAATCTCCACCGGCTGCTGCAGAAGAAATTCGGCACGGCGTACGGACTCCGCCAGCGCTCGGCCTCCTACCTCGGCTCGACCGGGCCCGCCGCCGGTATCCCACAGCGATTCCAGTCCGCCGCGCAGAAGATCTGCCTCACCGAATCCGACACGGTGTTCTTCGCGGGCCGCGACCAGGACCTGCCGGCTCTGGTGAAACGCCTGTCACAGGAGTCCTCCTGCGACAGGCGCAGCCCCGTGCGCATCCTGAAAGTGGGCATCGGTCTGGAGCCGACGCTGACCACGAATGAACTCACCGAGATGCTGCGGGAAACGCGGACGAGGATCGTGGCGGCGTCCTCGGTCACGCCCACCTGGTGGACGCCGCGCGGACTGCCCGCCAAGGGCGCCCCCGCGGGCCTCGGCGGCTTCCTGCGGGTCTTCAACGACCTCGACAAGCGGTACGGCATCGGCGAGAAGCCCCTCGACGACGGCTACGCGATCATGTATCACGACGCGTTCACGCTGCTGTCCAACGCGTACGACAGGTCGTACTCCGAAGCAAACGAGAAGACCGGGAACGGCGGGGGGACGCCCGCTCCCGCGAGCACGCCGACGAAGGACGACGTGTACAACACCCTCATCAACGCGGGCATCGTCGAGCGGGACGGGCGCCTGCTGTGCACCAACTGCCTCCAGGGCGCGGCGGGCACGTACGCCTTCGAGCAGTCGCCCGAGACCCATCAGTGGCCGATCTGCAAGCCCATACCGGTGATCGAGTACCCGGCGCAAGGGCGCGGCGGCCCGAGGAAGACGTACCGGACTTTCGAGGACACCTTCCAGTACCCCTGCCCCTGA
- a CDS encoding ATP-binding protein: protein MHPSETPRLYARDPLLHHLVPRLTGLAYADRARVAWEYDKDLPLVLLTGRHGTGRTAVLAALERHYAGRLPLARVDTAAQDLVVELLQELACSLAPDVSRRFPLLLPGLVAVYGGYTADRAERARASARIARLLRACRLESAPAPAVAQTWDTRVRARLAAAGPGAAAGTDPHAVVHAVLAEYFERYTRARAAAPLRQWYQDRYAETPESPGTTPEGGRGGPEGLARLADWFHRGGDYRHAAEQTLVHAFLEDVAAARTRWQRLNRDPRPLALLDNTHSPAGARLVDLVLEYRARPGAAHHDPLVVVATRLGDAPPDAADALRRELPDLVTTTGWRRTGHAPSAGLVVVELTPLSRDDVLLMLDAASAPLHPYLASALHTLTGGHPLASRVLCDAVLEHASRAAPGSPPLAPRHLLDLTTRDGRPVSEAILERLLPSPHQRARLVPLSLARDSTAAQALAAHLRLEGPEQLPANAAADYLEAEHWQRDTPQDRPLAADPLLHTLLVHEARRTSRGTESRRGWQEMHAFLRRHHTTRGEDSEADALRHTLAAGDAKTVVAALSEEFQSEQDRLSALRWLACLRYAATAPAPPAADWDDERAAMAAGAHDDRYRDIDEIDRCINRLLHGLWYLSDATAEPEADLCEDIGAELGFLSLRHQTWRAVLSQAARTWPAAARDKRPLPLPEL from the coding sequence ATGCACCCATCCGAAACGCCTCGGCTGTACGCACGCGACCCGCTTCTGCACCATCTCGTCCCGCGGCTCACCGGCCTCGCCTACGCCGACCGCGCCCGCGTGGCCTGGGAGTACGACAAGGACCTGCCGCTGGTGCTGCTCACCGGGCGGCACGGCACGGGGCGCACCGCCGTCCTCGCGGCGCTCGAACGGCACTACGCGGGGCGCCTTCCGCTCGCCCGCGTCGACACCGCGGCGCAGGACCTCGTCGTCGAGCTCCTTCAGGAGCTGGCGTGCTCCCTCGCCCCCGACGTGAGCCGCCGCTTCCCGCTGCTCCTGCCGGGCCTCGTCGCCGTCTACGGCGGGTACACCGCCGACCGCGCGGAGCGGGCCCGCGCCAGTGCGCGCATCGCCCGCCTGCTGCGCGCCTGCCGTCTGGAGTCGGCCCCCGCGCCCGCGGTCGCGCAGACGTGGGACACGCGGGTGCGGGCACGGCTCGCGGCGGCCGGTCCCGGTGCCGCGGCGGGGACCGACCCGCACGCCGTCGTGCACGCCGTGCTCGCCGAGTACTTCGAGCGGTACACCCGCGCCCGCGCCGCCGCCCCGCTGCGCCAGTGGTACCAGGACCGGTACGCCGAGACGCCCGAGAGCCCCGGCACGACGCCCGAAGGAGGTCGAGGCGGCCCCGAGGGCCTGGCCCGCCTCGCCGACTGGTTCCACCGGGGCGGCGACTACCGGCACGCCGCCGAACAGACCCTCGTCCACGCCTTCCTGGAGGACGTCGCCGCCGCCCGCACCCGGTGGCAGCGCCTGAACCGCGACCCGCGCCCGCTCGCCCTGCTCGACAACACGCACTCCCCCGCAGGGGCGCGCCTGGTCGACCTCGTCCTGGAGTACCGGGCGCGGCCCGGCGCCGCCCACCACGACCCGCTCGTCGTCGTCGCGACCCGCCTCGGCGACGCGCCCCCGGACGCCGCCGACGCGCTCCGCCGCGAACTGCCCGACCTGGTGACGACCACGGGCTGGCGGCGCACCGGGCACGCGCCGTCCGCGGGCCTGGTCGTGGTGGAGCTCACCCCGCTCAGCCGCGACGACGTCCTGCTGATGCTGGACGCCGCGTCCGCGCCGCTGCACCCGTATCTGGCGTCCGCCCTGCACACCCTGACCGGCGGGCACCCGCTGGCCAGCCGGGTGCTGTGCGACGCCGTCCTGGAGCACGCGTCGCGGGCGGCTCCGGGATCGCCCCCGCTGGCCCCGCGCCACCTGCTCGACCTGACCACCAGGGACGGCCGCCCGGTCAGCGAGGCGATCCTGGAGCGGCTGCTTCCGTCGCCGCACCAGCGCGCCCGGCTCGTGCCGCTCTCGCTGGCCCGCGACAGCACGGCCGCGCAGGCCCTGGCCGCGCATCTGCGTCTGGAGGGCCCCGAGCAGCTGCCCGCGAACGCCGCCGCCGACTATCTGGAGGCCGAGCACTGGCAGCGGGACACCCCGCAGGACCGGCCGCTCGCCGCCGATCCGCTGCTGCACACGCTGCTCGTGCACGAGGCCCGGCGCACCTCGCGGGGCACCGAGTCGCGCCGCGGCTGGCAGGAGATGCACGCCTTCCTGCGCCGCCACCACACCACGCGCGGCGAGGACAGCGAGGCCGACGCGCTGCGGCACACGCTCGCCGCCGGGGACGCCAAGACGGTGGTGGCCGCCCTCTCCGAGGAGTTCCAGTCCGAGCAGGACCGGCTCAGCGCGCTGCGCTGGCTGGCCTGTCTGCGGTACGCGGCGACGGCACCGGCGCCGCCCGCGGCCGACTGGGACGACGAGCGGGCCGCGATGGCCGCGGGCGCGCACGACGACCGCTACCGCGACATAGACGAGATCGACCGCTGCATCAACAGGCTGCTGCACGGCCTGTGGTACCTGTCCGACGCGACGGCGGAGCCGGAAGCCGACCTGTGCGAGGACATCGGGGCCGAGCTCGGGTTCCTCTCGCTGCGCCACCAGACGTGGCGCGCCGTGCTCAGCCAGGCCGCCAGGACCTGGCCGGCCGCCGCCCGCGACAAGCGCCCCCTGCCGCTGCCGGAACTGTGA